In Kineococcus endophyticus, a single genomic region encodes these proteins:
- a CDS encoding phosphotransferase: MDLDATLTKLLRDTLLPAPASTDRISGLGMDNALLRATLTDGRQVLLRQGAASPSPLPRARFLAHHDVGAPRMWAADDNGASLVDYVPGQTLVAVAESGALDDATWRQVGRAYARVHAVRFPAPLCGPFEPDGLRLAPADPVQTLQHGVDEAAAWVERERPALAPLLDVLRGRIEERAEALRREVPCLSQNDANFHNIIVGDDGVTLIDWDFPAVRYPLEELAGLEGHAHLYGFPELPPAFFEGYGLPVSPPLLRLHRIVGDLGTLSSPGWAHMISGADDLTPPILAMVRRFYSGWSAWFDDLPTHIQGT, from the coding sequence ATGGATCTCGATGCCACGCTGACCAAGCTGCTGCGCGACACGCTCCTGCCCGCTCCCGCCTCCACCGACCGCATCAGCGGCCTAGGCATGGACAACGCACTACTGCGCGCCACCCTTACCGACGGCCGCCAGGTCCTCCTGCGCCAGGGTGCCGCCTCGCCATCACCGCTGCCACGCGCCCGATTCCTGGCGCACCACGACGTTGGAGCCCCCAGGATGTGGGCCGCCGACGACAACGGCGCAAGCCTGGTCGACTACGTCCCCGGACAGACCCTGGTCGCGGTCGCCGAGAGCGGAGCCCTCGACGACGCCACCTGGCGTCAGGTCGGCCGCGCCTACGCCCGCGTCCACGCCGTCCGCTTCCCCGCACCGTTGTGTGGACCCTTCGAACCGGACGGGCTGCGCCTGGCGCCAGCCGACCCGGTGCAGACCCTGCAACACGGAGTGGATGAGGCCGCAGCGTGGGTCGAGAGGGAACGCCCGGCTCTGGCCCCCCTCCTGGACGTCCTGCGGGGTCGGATCGAGGAACGAGCTGAGGCCCTTCGCCGTGAGGTGCCCTGCCTGTCGCAGAACGACGCCAACTTCCACAACATCATCGTGGGCGATGACGGAGTCACCCTGATCGACTGGGACTTCCCCGCAGTGCGGTACCCGTTGGAGGAGCTGGCCGGCCTGGAGGGACACGCCCATCTCTACGGCTTCCCTGAGCTGCCGCCGGCGTTCTTCGAGGGCTACGGGCTGCCGGTGTCACCCCCGCTGCTTCGCCTGCACCGCATCGTGGGTGACCTGGGAACGTTGAGTAGCCCCGGCTGGGCGCACATGATCTCCGGGGCCGACGACCTCACCCCGCCGATCCTGGCGATGGTCCGCCGGTTCTACAGCGGCTGGTCGGCATGGTTCGACGACCTCCCCACGCACATCCAAGGCACCTGA